A stretch of Miscanthus floridulus cultivar M001 chromosome 13, ASM1932011v1, whole genome shotgun sequence DNA encodes these proteins:
- the LOC136499449 gene encoding predicted GPI-anchored protein 58, whose product MMFVDSATWFWSDWGLRISVPCQLIGVRPPGSPVRDTAAALGVPAACGSTNGRWGPSSGLSTRTKYLPLSLSTSGGAPARTLSLSLSPPALATAPSPGSQIRRGGWLPATTSSSPSPGAQTRRGGRSPRSDPASRRRSLSSGRAPLSLSLSLPPPPPRGARPPALRCDQAGESAPVGAPIALLAESEEVPLALALAKAEELSNGQPQQAPPAPTEDAAAAPPPPPAPSALSVTKAVAAAEDLRLGEGRRKYASRSASSPKCMLRLRRLLELAKTQCRTNFRYALPFA is encoded by the exons ATGATGTTTGTGGACTCGGCGACGTGGTTCTGGAGCGACTGGGGGCTCCGGATCTCTGTCCCTTGTCAGCTTATCGGCGTACGCCCTCCTGGATCTCCTGTGCGggacacggcggcggcgctcggcgTCCCGGCAGCCTGTGGGTCCACCAATGGGCGCTGGGGGCCATCCTCTGGACTTTCTACCA GAACAAaatatctccctctctctctctccaccagcGGCGGGGCACCCGCgcgcactctctccctctccctctctccacctGCGCTCGCCACCGCTCCCTCTCCAGGCTCCCAGATCCGGCGAGGAGGCTGGCTGCCCGCCACCACCAGCTCCTCTCCATCTCCCGGCGCCCAGACCCGGCGAGGAGGCCGCTCGCCGCGCTCGGATCCGGCCAGTAGGAGGCGCTCCCTCTCCTCCGGCCgtgcgcctctctctctctctctctccctccctccaccGCCCCCCCGCGGTGCTCGCCCGCCGGCGCTCCGGTGCGACCAGGCTGGCGAGTCTGCGCCGGTGGGCGCCCCCATCGCGCTGCTCGCGGAGTCGGAGGAGGTGCcgctcgcgctcgcgctcgccAAGGCTGAGGAGCTCTCCAACGGACAGCCGCAGCAGGCGCCACCTGCTCCAACGGAGGATGCCGCAGcggcgccgcctcctcctccggctCCGTCGGCGCTGTCTGTGACGAAGGCGGTGGCTGCCGCGGAAGATTTGCGTCTTGGAGAAGGACGACGCAAATATGCCTCCCGGTCGGCCTCTTCCCCAAAATGCATGCTCCGATTGCGTCGTCTGTTGGAGCTGGCTAAAACACAGTGCAGGACCAATTTTAGGTATGCATTGCCCTTTGCATGA